One Microvirga thermotolerans DNA window includes the following coding sequences:
- the acpS gene encoding holo-ACP synthase has translation MIVGIGSDLCDIRRIERSLARFGDRFTHRVFTEGERARSDRRAARAASYARRFAAKEACAKALGTGMSHGVFWRDMEVVNLPTGKPTFRLTGGALARLKALIPEGHEPVVHVSLTDDPPVAQAFVIIEAVPIK, from the coding sequence ATGATCGTCGGAATCGGCTCGGACCTGTGCGACATCCGCCGCATCGAACGCTCCCTCGCGCGCTTCGGGGACCGGTTCACGCACAGGGTCTTTACGGAAGGCGAGCGGGCCCGCAGCGACCGGCGGGCGGCCCGCGCCGCGTCCTACGCCCGCCGCTTCGCCGCCAAGGAGGCCTGCGCCAAGGCCCTCGGTACGGGCATGAGCCACGGGGTGTTCTGGCGGGACATGGAGGTGGTCAACCTTCCCACCGGCAAGCCGACCTTCCGGCTCACGGGGGGAGCGCTCGCGCGGCTCAAGGCCCTGATCCCCGAAGGACATGAGCCGGTCGTCCACGTGTCGCTCACCGACGATCCGCCGGTCGCTCAAGCCTTCGTGATCATCGAGGCCGTCCCCATAAAGTAA
- a CDS encoding methyl-accepting chemotaxis protein, which translates to MRRDRLDTEAVDALEADVLKAISGVTRAIAEAAADVAAVERDLASIRDHAGGLAASGQSASGETLSLASSTEELAATSAEIGRAMDRAGARLADAVQAAQKAGTLIAELASATAEIAGIVDTISAVARQTNLLALNATIEAARAGEAGRGFAVVAGEVKALSVETGNAAEDIRQRIARLRDTANASTAAVTEIVHVVQDVQPVFDTVRQAVGEQDAAIGEVARLANATSATVGQVSERAAEVDRISLEASELAHRADRATKSADELAKALGQRFVTVVRQSEIGDRRLSDRFPVERPATLTVAERSLSTRTVDVSRGGVLLAAAPEAAVAAGSRGKLDLRGVGHVDVRIVAASAMGLHCAFADVTEELRSRIEAFVAEVEAAYRPRILLAQETARRIEALIERALADGTLSREGVFDTDYRPVPGTDPVQYETSYLGAFERLLPAVLEPILATDPKMAFCLATDRNGYIPVHNKAYSQPQRPGDPVWNAANARNKRIFDDRAGITAARSTRPFVIQAYARDMGGGKVIMMQEVDAPIRILGRHWGGLRTAYRL; encoded by the coding sequence ATGCGCCGCGACAGACTCGACACCGAGGCCGTGGATGCCCTGGAGGCCGATGTTCTGAAGGCCATCTCGGGCGTGACCCGGGCCATCGCGGAGGCGGCCGCCGACGTCGCTGCGGTGGAGCGCGACCTTGCCTCCATCCGCGACCATGCGGGCGGGCTCGCCGCCTCCGGCCAGTCCGCTTCCGGAGAGACCCTGTCCCTCGCTTCGTCCACCGAGGAGCTGGCCGCCACATCCGCCGAAATCGGCCGCGCGATGGACCGGGCGGGTGCGCGCCTCGCGGATGCAGTCCAGGCGGCGCAGAAGGCCGGGACGCTGATCGCGGAGCTTGCCTCCGCGACGGCGGAGATCGCGGGCATCGTCGATACCATTTCCGCGGTGGCCCGCCAGACCAACCTGCTGGCCCTCAATGCCACCATCGAGGCGGCCCGGGCGGGCGAAGCGGGGCGCGGCTTTGCCGTCGTCGCCGGAGAGGTGAAGGCGCTTTCCGTCGAGACCGGCAATGCGGCGGAGGACATCCGCCAGCGCATCGCGCGGCTGCGGGACACCGCGAACGCTTCCACCGCCGCGGTGACGGAGATCGTCCACGTGGTTCAGGATGTCCAGCCGGTCTTCGACACCGTCCGCCAGGCGGTAGGCGAGCAGGACGCCGCCATCGGCGAGGTCGCCCGCCTCGCCAACGCGACCTCCGCCACCGTGGGACAGGTGAGCGAGCGGGCCGCGGAGGTCGACCGCATCTCCCTCGAAGCGAGTGAGCTTGCGCACCGGGCCGACAGGGCGACGAAATCGGCCGACGAACTGGCGAAGGCGCTGGGCCAGCGCTTCGTGACGGTCGTCCGCCAGAGCGAGATCGGCGACCGGCGCCTCTCCGACCGCTTCCCGGTCGAGCGGCCGGCGACCCTGACGGTCGCGGAACGCAGCCTTTCGACCCGCACGGTGGACGTGAGCAGGGGCGGCGTGCTCCTCGCAGCGGCCCCCGAGGCCGCGGTGGCGGCGGGATCGCGCGGGAAACTCGACCTGAGAGGCGTCGGGCATGTCGATGTCCGGATCGTCGCGGCGAGTGCCATGGGGCTTCACTGCGCCTTCGCCGACGTGACGGAGGAGCTGCGCTCTCGCATCGAGGCTTTCGTCGCGGAGGTGGAGGCCGCCTACCGTCCCCGCATCCTCCTCGCCCAGGAAACCGCCCGCCGCATCGAGGCGCTCATCGAGCGGGCGCTTGCCGACGGCACCCTTTCGCGGGAGGGGGTGTTCGACACGGATTACCGCCCCGTTCCGGGAACGGATCCCGTTCAGTACGAGACGTCCTACCTCGGCGCGTTCGAACGCCTGCTCCCGGCCGTCCTTGAGCCGATTCTTGCCACGGACCCGAAGATGGCGTTCTGCCTTGCCACCGACCGGAACGGATACATCCCGGTCCACAACAAGGCCTATTCCCAGCCGCAGCGGCCCGGCGATCCCGTGTGGAACGCGGCGAACGCCCGGAACAAGCGGATCTTCGACGACAGGGCCGGCATCACCGCCGCCCGCTCGACGCGCCCCTTCGTCATCCAGGCCTATGCCCGCGATATGGGCGGCGGCAAGGTGATCATGATGCAGGAGGTCGACGCCCCGATCCGCATCCTCGGGCGCCACTGGGGCGGGTTGAGAACCGCCTACAGGCTCTGA
- the era gene encoding GTPase Era has translation MAEEAPTRAGFVALIGAPNAGKSTLLNALVGSKVSIVSRKVQTTRTLVRGIAMEGSAQIVFVDTPGIFKPKRRLDRAMVTSAWGGAGDADVVALLLDVRKGVDEETDAILEKLPELKQPKVLILNKIDLIERSKLLELAASLNARIGFAHTFMVSALNGDGIDRLRAELAKMMPEGPWLYPEDQISDAPLRMLAAEITREKIYERLHEELPYQSTVETDQWQQRPDGSVRIEQTIFVERDSQRKIVLGKGGQTIKAIGQAARREIAEIAEAPVHLFLYVKVRENWGDDPERYREMGLEFPKG, from the coding sequence ATGGCTGAGGAAGCTCCCACGAGAGCCGGTTTCGTCGCGCTCATCGGCGCCCCGAACGCGGGCAAGTCCACGCTCCTGAACGCCCTCGTCGGGTCCAAGGTCTCCATCGTCTCGCGCAAGGTGCAGACGACCCGGACCCTGGTCCGCGGCATCGCCATGGAAGGCAGTGCGCAGATCGTGTTCGTGGACACGCCGGGCATCTTCAAGCCCAAGCGGCGGCTCGACCGGGCCATGGTCACGTCCGCCTGGGGCGGGGCGGGCGATGCCGACGTGGTGGCGCTTCTCCTCGACGTCCGGAAGGGCGTGGACGAGGAGACGGACGCGATCCTCGAGAAGCTGCCGGAGCTGAAGCAGCCCAAGGTCCTGATCCTCAACAAGATCGACCTGATCGAGCGCTCGAAGCTGCTGGAGCTCGCGGCGTCCCTCAACGCGCGGATCGGATTCGCCCATACCTTCATGGTCTCCGCGCTCAACGGCGACGGGATCGACCGGCTCCGCGCGGAACTGGCGAAGATGATGCCCGAGGGCCCCTGGCTCTACCCGGAGGATCAGATCTCGGACGCGCCGCTGCGCATGCTCGCCGCCGAGATCACGCGCGAGAAGATCTACGAGCGCCTGCACGAGGAACTGCCCTACCAGTCGACCGTCGAGACCGACCAGTGGCAGCAGCGGCCGGACGGCTCCGTGCGCATCGAGCAGACGATCTTCGTGGAGCGGGACAGCCAGCGCAAGATCGTGCTCGGCAAGGGCGGCCAGACCATCAAGGCCATCGGACAGGCGGCGCGCCGGGAGATCGCCGAGATCGCCGAGGCGCCCGTGCACCTCTTCCTGTACGTGAAGGTGCGCGAGAACTGGGGCGACGATCCCGAGCGCTACCGGGAGATGGGCCTGGAATTCCCGAAGGGCTGA
- the rnc gene encoding ribonuclease III, with protein MARRTPLPDRLQETLGYRFERPELLAEALTHVSAPGAGGQSYQRLEFLGDRVLGLIVAEMLYREFPRSPEGELSRRLAELVRRESCAEVAMAWDVGPYLKLGAGEAQSGERRNLTILADVCEAIIGAVFLDGGYAAARALVEASFKDLLHAPRRPLRDPKSALQEWAQGKGLPPPTYAVVEQTGPDHAPKFRVSVKVKGHDSDFGLGSSKRAAEQEAARSLLLREGVWTEDDTDNG; from the coding sequence ATGGCCCGCCGCACGCCCCTGCCGGACCGCCTCCAGGAGACGCTCGGCTACCGCTTCGAGCGTCCGGAGCTTCTGGCGGAGGCGCTGACCCACGTGAGCGCTCCGGGCGCGGGCGGGCAGAGCTATCAGAGGCTCGAATTCCTCGGCGACCGGGTGCTCGGCCTCATCGTGGCCGAGATGCTCTACCGGGAGTTTCCCCGCTCTCCCGAGGGGGAGCTTTCCCGCCGGCTTGCGGAACTGGTGCGGCGCGAAAGCTGCGCCGAGGTCGCCATGGCCTGGGACGTGGGGCCCTATCTCAAGCTCGGCGCGGGGGAGGCGCAGTCGGGCGAGCGGCGGAACCTGACGATCCTCGCGGACGTGTGCGAGGCGATCATCGGGGCGGTTTTCCTGGACGGCGGCTACGCGGCGGCCAGGGCTCTCGTGGAGGCCTCCTTCAAGGACCTGCTGCACGCCCCGCGCCGCCCCCTGCGGGACCCGAAGAGCGCGCTCCAGGAATGGGCGCAGGGCAAGGGGCTCCCGCCTCCCACCTACGCGGTGGTGGAACAGACCGGCCCGGACCATGCACCGAAGTTTCGCGTCTCGGTGAAGGTCAAGGGTCACGACAGCGATTTCGGCCTCGGCTCATCGAAGCGGGCGGCGGAACAGGAGGCGGCGAGAAGCCTTCTTCTCCGCGAGGGCGTGTGGACGGAGGACGACACGGACAATGGCTGA
- the lepB gene encoding signal peptidase I encodes MSDNAKKFTGETVKNESGLWETVKVILQALLIAVVVRTVLFQPFNIPSGSLIPTLLIGDYLFVSKYAYGYSRYSIPFGPPLFSGRIFGSQPKRGDIAVFKLPKDNSTDYIKRVVGLPGDRIQVIGGVLHINGKPVLRERVEDYKTTDPYGRTVAVPRYKETFPEGTSHYVIERDGDRGYWDNTDVYTVKPGHYFMMGDNRDNSTDSRDEANVGQVPAENLVGRAEIIFFSVDEDASLWRPWEWPSRIRWNRMFERIR; translated from the coding sequence GTGAGCGACAACGCCAAGAAATTCACCGGCGAGACCGTCAAGAACGAGAGCGGCCTCTGGGAGACCGTCAAGGTCATCCTTCAGGCGCTGCTGATCGCCGTTGTGGTGCGGACCGTCCTCTTCCAGCCCTTCAACATTCCCTCGGGCTCCCTGATCCCGACCCTGCTGATCGGCGACTACCTTTTCGTCTCGAAATACGCCTACGGCTATTCGCGCTACTCGATTCCCTTCGGGCCGCCCCTGTTCTCCGGGCGCATCTTCGGCTCGCAGCCCAAGCGGGGGGACATCGCGGTCTTCAAGCTGCCGAAGGACAATTCCACCGACTACATCAAGCGCGTGGTCGGCCTGCCGGGCGACCGGATCCAGGTGATCGGGGGCGTGCTCCACATCAACGGCAAGCCGGTCCTGCGGGAGCGGGTCGAGGACTACAAGACGACGGACCCCTATGGACGCACGGTCGCCGTGCCCCGGTACAAGGAGACGTTTCCCGAAGGAACGTCCCACTACGTGATCGAGCGGGACGGGGACCGCGGCTACTGGGACAACACCGATGTCTACACGGTGAAGCCCGGACATTATTTCATGATGGGCGACAACCGGGACAATTCCACGGATTCCCGCGACGAAGCCAATGTCGGCCAGGTTCCGGCCGAGAACCTCGTCGGACGCGCCGAGATCATCTTCTTCTCCGTCGACGAGGACGCCTCGCTGTGGCGCCCCTGGGAATGGCCGAGCCGGATCCGGTGGAACCGGATGTTCGAGCGGATCCGCTAA
- a CDS encoding alpha/beta fold hydrolase, producing MASSPSHAPAVVATGKRGFFEAGRVRLSYVDFGGAPDAPVLAALHGHFGCARNFAPLAEALRPLGWRVAALDQRGHGWSDRPEACDREDYLRDAEQFVLRIGGGGPVALLGHSLGGVNAYQLAARRKDLVGALIVEDIGARIEPVAPLGLDWPRAFPSLSHALAFLDSRGFAGDRYFLDSLHETESGWTFRFDPAWMARSQAALTGDWSGDWTASGCPCLLLHGRKSWAVGAGEIERMARIRPGTRVVAFDCGHTIHDELSGDFAAAVALFLSQLPGHPVHDPAAC from the coding sequence ATGGCCTCCTCGCCCTCCCATGCCCCCGCCGTCGTCGCCACGGGGAAGCGCGGCTTCTTCGAGGCCGGCCGGGTGCGATTGTCCTATGTCGACTTCGGCGGCGCGCCGGACGCTCCGGTTCTGGCGGCCCTTCATGGCCATTTCGGATGCGCCCGGAACTTCGCCCCCCTTGCGGAGGCCCTCCGCCCGCTGGGCTGGCGCGTGGCGGCGCTCGACCAGCGCGGGCACGGATGGAGCGACCGTCCCGAGGCCTGCGACCGCGAGGATTACCTCCGCGATGCCGAGCAGTTCGTCCTGCGGATCGGCGGCGGCGGGCCCGTCGCGCTCCTCGGCCATTCGCTCGGCGGCGTCAACGCGTACCAGCTGGCCGCCCGGAGGAAGGACCTCGTCGGCGCCCTGATCGTCGAGGACATCGGGGCCCGCATCGAGCCCGTCGCCCCGCTCGGGCTCGACTGGCCGCGCGCCTTCCCGTCGCTGTCCCATGCGCTCGCGTTCCTGGATTCCCGGGGCTTTGCCGGCGACCGCTATTTCCTCGACAGTCTCCACGAGACCGAGAGCGGGTGGACGTTCCGGTTCGATCCGGCCTGGATGGCACGCTCCCAGGCAGCGCTGACCGGCGACTGGAGCGGCGACTGGACGGCGAGCGGCTGTCCCTGCCTGCTCCTGCACGGCCGCAAGAGCTGGGCCGTCGGCGCCGGCGAGATCGAGAGGATGGCCCGGATCAGGCCCGGAACCAGGGTGGTCGCGTTCGATTGCGGCCATACGATCCACGACGAGCTGTCCGGGGACTTCGCCGCCGCGGTGGCCCTTTTCCTGTCGCAGCTGCCCGGGCACCCTGTTCACGATCCTGCCGCATGCTAG
- a CDS encoding pyridoxine 5'-phosphate synthase, whose translation MAAPLRLGVNIDHVATVRNARGGTHPDPIRAAHMAVLAGADGITAHLREDRRHIRDQDMERLKRQLFVPLNFEMAATDEMIAIATRLRPHACCLVPEKREERTTEGGLDIVGGAEHLRSAIRELKGAGIRVSLFVEPEREVMDAACDLGAPVVELHTGTYCEAVTAGDEARVEHELERLRRAATHGASIGLEIHAGHGLDLRSVRAVAAIPQIVELNIGHALIGEAIFMGLDEAVRTMRAAMDEGRMRAGEPAGAAPGRSLP comes from the coding sequence GTGGCCGCACCCTTGCGCCTCGGCGTCAACATCGACCATGTCGCAACCGTCCGCAACGCCCGCGGCGGGACGCATCCCGATCCGATCCGCGCCGCCCACATGGCGGTGCTGGCGGGGGCGGACGGGATCACCGCGCATCTGCGGGAGGACCGGCGGCACATCCGGGATCAGGACATGGAGCGGCTCAAGCGCCAGCTCTTCGTGCCCCTGAACTTCGAGATGGCCGCCACCGACGAGATGATCGCCATCGCCACGCGCCTGCGCCCGCATGCCTGCTGCCTGGTGCCGGAGAAGCGCGAGGAGCGTACCACCGAGGGCGGGCTCGACATCGTCGGCGGGGCCGAGCACCTGCGTTCCGCGATCCGGGAGCTGAAGGGCGCCGGAATCCGCGTCTCCCTCTTCGTGGAACCCGAGCGGGAGGTCATGGACGCCGCCTGCGACCTCGGCGCCCCGGTGGTGGAACTCCATACGGGCACCTATTGCGAAGCCGTGACCGCCGGCGACGAGGCCAGGGTCGAGCACGAGCTCGAGCGGCTGCGCCGGGCTGCCACGCACGGCGCTTCCATCGGCCTCGAGATCCACGCAGGTCACGGGCTCGACCTGCGGTCCGTCCGGGCCGTGGCGGCGATTCCGCAGATCGTCGAGCTGAATATCGGCCATGCCCTCATCGGCGAGGCGATCTTCATGGGGCTCGACGAGGCCGTGCGGACCATGCGCGCCGCTATGGACGAAGGCCGCATGCGGGCCGGCGAGCCCGCGGGCGCCGCGCCCGGCCGGTCGCTCCCATGA